Proteins from a genomic interval of Polyodon spathula isolate WHYD16114869_AA chromosome 1, ASM1765450v1, whole genome shotgun sequence:
- the LOC121314099 gene encoding Golgi phosphoprotein 3, which yields MTSLTQRSSGLVQRRTEASRSAVADKERGSGDEDSEPRRGEEQEEDDKGDSKETRLTLMEEVLLLGLKDREGYTSFWNDCISSGLRGCMLIELALRGRLQLEACGMRRKSLLARKVICKSDAPAGDVLLDEALKHIKETQPPETVQSWIELLSGETWNPLKLHYQLRNVRERLAKNLVEKGVLTTEKQNFLLFDMTTHPLTNNNIKQRLIKRVQEAVLEKWVNDPHRMDKRLLALIFLAHSSDVLENAFAPLLDDQYDLAMKRVRLLLDLDPEVESMKTNTNELVWAVMAAFTK from the exons ATGACTTCCCTGACCCAGCGAAGCTCGGGCCTGGTGCAGAGGCGAACAGAGGCCTCACGCAGCGCCGTCGCCGACAAGGAGAGGGGATCCGGGGACGAGGATTCTGAGCCCCGCAGAGGGGAAGAGCAGGAGGAAGATGACAAGGGGGATTCTAAAGAAACTCGGCTCACCCTGATGGAGGAGGTGCTTCTTCTGGGACTAAAGGACAGAGAG ggCTACACATCCTTTTGGAATGACTGCATCTCTTCTGGTTTACGGGGCTGCATGCTAATTGAACTGGCATTAAGAGGTCGTCTGCAGCTGGAAGCATGTGGAATGAGGCGGAAAAGTCTATTGGCAAGAAAG GTGATCTGTAAATCAGATGCTCCGGCTGGGGACGTGCTGCTTGATGAAGCTTTGAAACACATTAAAGAGACCCAGCCTCCTGAAACTGTGCAAAGCTGGATCGAGCTGCTGAGCG gtGAAACGTGGAACCCTTTGAAGCTACACTATCAGTTAAGGAATGTGCGTGAACGACTGGCCAAGAACCTGGTGGAGAAAGGAGTGCTCACCACAGAGAAACAGAACTTCCTGCTTTTTGACATGACCACGCACCCCCTCACCAACAACAACATCAAGCAGCGCCTCATTAAGAGAGTTCAGGAAGCCGTGCTGGAGAAGTGGGTGAACGACCCCCACCGCATGGACAAGCGCCTGCTGGCCCTCATTTTTTTAGCCCATTCCTCAGACGTGTTGGAGAACGCTTTCGCCCCTCTTTTGGACGACCAGTACGACTTGGCCATGAAAAGAGTACGACTGCTGCTGGACTTGGACCCCGAAGTTGAAAGTATGAAGACCAACACAAATGAGCTTGTTTGGGCTGTTATGGCAGCCTTTACTAAATAG